A segment of the Myxococcota bacterium genome:
GTGAAGGCCGAGGGCACGAGCAGCACCTCGGCGCCGCGCTCGCTGAGCTGCCGGTAGAGCTCCGGGAAGCGCACGTCGTAGCAGACCGAGAGACCGAGCGTGCAGGCGTCGGTCTTGGCCAGCGCGAGCTCGCTGCCCGGCGCCACGCGCGACGACTCGCGCAGCGTGGCCCCGACCAGGTCCACGTCGAACAGGTGGATCTTGCGGTAGAGCGCGAGTAACTCCCCGTTCGGCCCGAACACGGTCGACGTGTTGAACACGCGCTCGTCGCCCGCAATGCGCTCCGGAAACGACCCGCCCGCGAGCACGATCCGGTGCGCCGCCGCCTGCTCCGACAGAAACCGCAGCACCGGGCCGCCGGGTACGTCCTGGGCCGCCGGATTCGGACCCGCCGGCGCATTCTCCTCCCGGATCTGGGCAAACATCTCGGGCAGAGCGACGAGCTGTGCGCCCCGCGCTGCCGCAGCCGCAATCCACTCACCGGCGCGCGACAGGTTCCTCGCGACGTCCGAGCCCGAGGTCATCTGCACCACGGCGGCGATCATGCGCACAGCATAGACGGAGACATCGTCGCGCGCCGCGCCGCGCCACGACGCGACGCGGGTTGCCTCGTCAGCCCGCGCGCGGCCGGGGCAAAACCCGGAGGGAGCGTTGCGAGTCTTCGAGCACAGCGACCGACGGGTTTTAGCCCGGAGCGCAGCGCGCAGACACGCTCTTCCTCTTGCTCAGCGGAAGGCAGCCGGGTCGATGTTGTTCCGGCGCATCACGTCGTAGAAGTCCTTGCGGTCCTTCTTCGCGATGCGAGCGGCCCGGCTGATGTTGCCTTTGCAGAGTCTCAACACGCGCGAGACGTAGTCGCGCTCGAACTTCCGCTTCGCGTCGCGGAACGACGGGACCTCGTCGCCCAGGTCCGGGCCCAGAGACAGGTCGTTCGCGCCGATCTCCTCTTCGCGCGCCAGACGCACCGCGGCGTGGATCTGCTCGCGCAGCTCGCGCTCGTTGCCGGACCAGCCGTGGTCACGCAGGCGCTCCAGCGCCTCGCGCGTGAAGCCGCGCACGCGGGCCGGGCGGCCGAGCTCGCGCTCGATCTCCTCGCGCGCGGCCGCGAGTGACTGGGCGGCGAGCGGCAGGATGTCCTCGCGCCGCTCGCGCAGCGGCGGGAGCTGGATCTCGAGCAGCCGCAGGCGCTCGGCGAGCTCGGGCACCACGCGCCCGGAGTGAACCAGCACGTCGAGCGACTCGGGGCTCGCGGCGATCACGCGGCATTCGAGCGCGTGCGAGTTGCTGCCGCCCATGCGGCGGAAGCGCCCGTCGCGCAGCGCGGTGGCGAGCGTCTGCTGCAAGTCCTTGGGCAGGGCCTCGATGTGGTCGATCAGCACCGTCCCGCCGGACATGCGGTCGAGCGCGCCGACCGACTCACCCGGCAGCGAGGCGATCGCGCCGCGCTCCGCGCCGAACAGCTCGCGCCCGACCAGTGTCTCGTGCACCAGCGACGCGTCGATCGCGAAGTAGCCGCCGTCCGCCCAATCACTCGCCTCGTGGATCAGGCGCGCGACCAGGTCTTTCTCGGTGCCTTCCTCGCCCGCAATGTGCACGTGGAAGCGGCCCCGGCCCGCCACGGCCACTTGCTCGAGCGTGCGCAGCACGGCGCGGCTGGTCCCCACCAGTCGATCGGTGCGGCGGCGCGCAATCGAGACGGCCTTCGACGGAGCTGGACTCGCGCCGATGGAGTCCGCCGACCCTGCCACGGTAGCCGTACCTGACATCGCAACCCCCCTCG
Coding sequences within it:
- a CDS encoding nitrilase-related carbon-nitrogen hydrolase, whose translation is MIAAVVQMTSGSDVARNLSRAGEWIAAAAARGAQLVALPEMFAQIREENAPAGPNPAAQDVPGGPVLRFLSEQAAAHRIVLAGGSFPERIAGDERVFNTSTVFGPNGELLALYRKIHLFDVDLVGATLRESSRVAPGSELALAKTDACTLGLSVCYDVRFPELYRQLSERGAEVLLVPSAFT
- a CDS encoding sigma 54-interacting transcriptional regulator, encoding MGTSRAVLRTLEQVAVAGRGRFHVHIAGEEGTEKDLVARLIHEASDWADGGYFAIDASLVHETLVGRELFGAERGAIASLPGESVGALDRMSGGTVLIDHIEALPKDLQQTLATALRDGRFRRMGGSNSHALECRVIAASPESLDVLVHSGRVVPELAERLRLLEIQLPPLRERREDILPLAAQSLAAAREEIERELGRPARVRGFTREALERLRDHGWSGNERELREQIHAAVRLAREEEIGANDLSLGPDLGDEVPSFRDAKRKFERDYVSRVLRLCKGNISRAARIAKKDRKDFYDVMRRNNIDPAAFR